The sequence below is a genomic window from Croceicoccus marinus.
TGCCTGCGGGCGGCAGATTCGCCGCGACTCACATGGAATTACTGCCCCGCGCCCCAGGAACGCGCCACCACCCGCCCCGGAGGGTCGCTCACGTCGATCAGCGCGGTTTCCTCCAGCAGCACCGAATCCACCCTTACCGCGATGCGCGCGGCGAACAGCTCGCTCCGGACCGACATCTGGCTAAGCGCCGCGGGGCCGAACACCGAATCGTCGCCGCGCGCCATTTGCCCCACCGCGCCCGAGACCGAGCTCCAACCGCCGGCCGGGCGCGAGGCGATGAAGGCCCGCGCGCGGTCGACGCTGAGGCTGCCCGCCGTCATCGCCGAAATCAGTCGCGCCTGGTCGGGGCGCAATGTGTTGACGTTGACCAGGGCATCCCCGCCCGTGGGCAGGGCGCAGACCCAGGGCAGCAGGCGGCGATAGATCGGCTCGGTCATGCCGCGAACCGCCCGCAGTTCCGACAATTCGCCGATCGCGCGGCCCGGCGTGCGATAAGGCACCGGCAGCGAGAGGTAATAATCGTCCTCCGCCCCGTTGGGCTGGGGCGACTGGTCGCGGTCGGTCCAGTCCCCCACCGAATCGGCGATCACCACCGCTTCGTTCGCCGGGATCGCCAGCCCTTCCATCAGCCGCAGGAACTGCCCCTGCGCGCGCCGGTCAAAGCGCCTGCCTTCACCGTCCGCACCCGCGCCCAGCGAGTTCACGTTGAAGCAGTTCTGCGCATCGGTCACGGTCACCGCCACGCTGCCGCGCGCCAGCGGCATCGCCTGCTCGCGGCCCAGCAGCCCGATGCGGTCGACGGTCTTCTCCTCGTCCGCGCCGACCAGCTGCGTCAGACGCGCGGCGGTGATCTGCTCGGCGCTGGCGGCATAAAGCTGCGCCTGCGCCATCGCCTGGCTGTTCGACGCCAGCCGCGTGGCCAGGTTCAGCCGGTCGAGCATCAGCGTCGCGATGATCGACATCAGCGCCACCAGCACCAGCACCGACAGCAGTGCCGCGCCCCTGCCCTGGCTGGCGAACCAGTCCTTGCGCGCCGCCGCTTCGGTCACTGCTCCTCCTCCTCCTCGTCGGGCGCGGGGCCGGATCCGACCAGCGTCACCACGCGCAGCACCGCGCCGTCCGGCTGCGGCAGGCTCAGCTCGACCGCGGCGGGCAGTTCGGCGGGATCCTCGGGCCGCCACGCGCCCACCCAGTTGCCGCCCGCCATGCGAAAGCGCAGGCCGGGCGTACCGGCCAGCTCGGCCATCACGCTGGGTTCGGGCCGTACCGCGCCGTCGACGCGCGGAAGGCCGATGCGGACCAGCCTGTTGCCCTCCATCCGCCAGACCACCCGCTGCAGCGAGGCGCGCAACTCGCCCGAGGGATTGTCCCAGCCGCTTCGCGTGACTGCGACAAGATCGCCGTTGTCCCCGGCCAGCAGCGCCGGTTCGGGCTCGCCCCCCATGCCGCGCGCGGGGCGGGGAGAGGCCTGCGCCATGTCGGCGCTCCATACCGCGATCAGGCGGCGCTCGGCGGCGATCTCGCCGGTCTTCTCGCGGCTGGCCATCTCGGCATCGACCGAAAAGCGCAGCAGGCCCAGCGCGCCCGCGGCGATGATCGCGAAGATGATCAGCGCCACCAGCATCTCGACCAGCGTGAAACCGTTGCGTCCGGGCGGGGCGCTCATCGCGGTGCGGTCCTGATCAGTTCGAAGCTGACGCCGCCCGATGGCTGGCCGACTTCGCGCACCGCCATCAGGATGCGGATCGTGCCGGGAAACGCCTCGGGCGCATCGACGCGGCGGCTCCATGCAAAGCGCCGGCCCGCATTCTCGACCACGCCGCTGTCTTCGCCCAGGGCGGGCGGGACCGGATCGCTCAGCCACTCAGCAGCAAGGTTGCGGGCGGTCACCTCGACCACCAGTCGCCGGTCGAGGTCTGCGGTACGCGAGATCGAGGCCCCCTCCATCCGCAGCAGCGCCAGCGCCGCCAGCGCGAAGATCGCCAGCGCCACCAGCATCTCGATCAGGGTGAAGCCGTTGCGGCGGTTCATTGCCCTGCTTCCGTCCTGATGTCGCCGTTGCGCGCGATGGTGACGGTCGCGCTATGCGCCTCGCGGCTCAGGCTTATGCGCGCGTCCTCGCTGGCCAGGCCCAGGCTGTCGAACACGATGCGCCGGTTGCCCGCTCCCGCCTGACCGGCCCCGGCCCCAACCCCGGCCCCTTCGTGCGTTACCACCGTGTCCGACGGCCAGTCGCCGCCCTGCAGGCTGCGCGCATCGGGCGGCTGCCATCCGCCTTCGCCGCGAGTCTCGAAATAATAGCCCGCCTGACCGACCACGACTGACGTCGGCCGCGCGGTCACGATCGCCTCGTCCCGCGCCGCGCCCGCGCGGGCGGCAAAGCTTTCGGCGCTGCGGCGCAGGTCTCCGCCGCTGTCGGGCAGCGCCAGCACCGCCACGCTGGCCAGCAGCGCCAGCACGAACAGCGCGACCAGCAGTTCGATCAGGCTGAATCCATTCGCTCGCGCCCGATCCGCCGCATCCGATCCGGAATCGCTGTACCTGCCCATCGCGGCAGAGCCTATGCGCGCGCCATGTTGCAGGAGCAAGGCAAATAGGCGCCGTCCCTGATCGGCCCGATGCCTGTCACCCCGATGCCTGTCATTCCGATACCCGCCAGCCGGTTCACCGCCATTCCCCCTTTGCAGGCCGCCGCGCCGCGATTATGGCAATCGGCCATGGCCACCGAAGCACTTCAACAGGAAGCAACCGTCGCCGAGCGGCTGCGCGCCACGCGCAATATCCAGCGCGTCCCCACGCCCAAGCTGGAACTGTTCACCCTGCGCGACTTCATGCCCGAGGACGAGCGGCTGCGGCTGATGGAGCTGATCGATGCCAATCGCCAGCCCTCCACCATCACCGACAGCAATGGCGACGACTATTTCCGCACCAGCGAGACCTGCCATTTCGACGAGACCGACCCGGTGGTGATGAAGCTGGAGGAACGGCTGCAGGCGCTGTCGGGCATCGACCCGGTGTTCGGCGAACCGCTGCAGGGCCAGCGCTATGAGGTGGGGCAGGAATTCAAGGCGCACACCGATTATTTCGAGCCGAACGGCCGCGACTATGATGCCAATTGCCAGCGGGGCGGTAACCGGACCTGGACCTTCATGGTCTATCTGAACACGCCTGACGCTGGGGGCGCGACTCGCTTCAAGGTGGCGAACAAGATGTTCCAACCCGAAGCGGGGCGACTGCTTTGCTGGAACAACCGCCGGGCCGACGGTTCGCCCAATGCCGCCACGCTCCACCACGCGATGAAGGTCCGCAAGGGGCTAAAGTACGTTATTACAAAATGGTATCGAGAATTGCCTTACCGGCAATGAACGCCGCCATTTCGCGCAATTGCGCCGTTTCGGTACGGCGCCAAGAATCGCGATGCGCGATTAGGTGATATCCCCTAGGTATTCTGCCAAGGTTTTCTTCGCATCCTTGCCCCACGATATTGGGGGTAAGGCAAGTCGAAGGGACTTGGCCGCAGACAAGGCCGGGGGGAGGAAGCGCATGGAAGGCTTCGTTCTAGATCTGAACAAAAGGGAAACGGTCGATATTGTCGATACGGCCGAACCCGATGTCGCGGTCTCCGCACCCGACATCATCACCCTGCCGGCCAGACCGGCGGTCAAGGCGGCTGACGAGCATCTGCCGGACGGCATCGGGACTTTCCGCGGCCTTGCCATCGGACTGCCGATCGCCGCGGGACTGTGGGCAGCCATCATCGGCGGCGTCGCTTACGTGATCGCCTAGATACGTGATTGCATAGGTACGTGATTGCATAGGTACGTGATCGCCCGGGGCGGCGCTCAGCGCAGGCATCATATCCGGCAAAAACGCAAAAGGCGGCTCGAAAGAGCCGCCTTTCGTTTGTGAGCTACTGGCAAGCGGGACCGGCTTCGTCCGGATCCCACTTGCCTGTTGCCACTTACTTCTTGAGAGTGAGGCCGCCGAACTTCTTGTTGAAGCGCGCCACGCGGCCGCCTTCCTGAAGCTGCTTGGTGCCGCCGGTCCAGGCCGGGTGCGAGGTCGGATCGATCTCGAGCGCAAGGGTTTCCCCCTCCTTGCCCCAGGTCGAGCGAGTCTCGAACACGGTGCCGTCGGTCATCTGCACCTTGATCATGTGGTAGTCGGGGTGGGTATCGGCCTTCATGGCATTATTCTCCGGGTGCTGTATCCGGTTCCGACCGGACACTCGGGGTTTCAGCAAAGGCGCGCGCATAACGCCGCGCGCCCGGCTTGGCAAGCGGCGCCGCGCCTATTTCTCGATCATCGCGGTGAACTCGACATCGCAGGTCACCTCGCCGTCGATCGACGCTTCGCCCTTGAACTTGCAGATGCGCGCGCGCCGCTGCAGGAATTCCACCTTCAGGTCCAGCAAGTGACCCGGCTCGACCATCTTGCGGAACTTGGCGTTGTCGATGGCAAGGAAATAGACCAGCTTGCCCGTTCCCGCGAGGCCCAGCGCCTCGACCGCGAGAAGACCCGCCGCCTGCGCCAGCGCCTCGATCTGCAGCACCCCCGGCATGACCGGGCGGCCGGGGAAATGGCCCTGGAAGAAATCCTCGTTGAACGAGACCGCCTTCACCGCGTGGATGCCCGTCTCGGGATCCAGCGACACCACCCGGTCCACCAGCAGCATCGGATAGCGATGCGGCAACAGTTCAAGAATGCGCGGGATCGAAAGCGCGCTCGGCGTGGAAGGAGTCTCGCTCATGCCAGTCTCTCGGTCCTGTCGGTTCAGCGGCCGGTGGTGGCGGGTGCCGGGGCGGGCTGCTGGGCCTGCACGGCCTGCTGCTGGGCGGCCGCCTCGCGCTGGGCACGCGGCATCCAGCCAGCGGGCGGAACCAGCTGCGCCGAAGGGATCAGGCGATTAAGCTCGGTCACCACGTCCTGGTTCAGATTATAGGCCTGGTCGGCCGAAATCACGCCGCCGGGGGACAGCACCAGAGTAATGTTGCGGTGCGCCTTGGCGGCATCCATCGCCGCGTTCAGCTGGTCCGAAATCTGCTCGACCACATAGGCGCGCGACATGGCGACCGGCTGCAGCAGGCGGTTGATCTCGTTCTGGCCGGACTGCTCGATCTGCTGGATCTGGGCGGCCTGCTGCTGCAGCGCCTGGCGATTGGGGCTGGCAGCCTGCGAATCCGCTTCCAGCTTGGTGTAGAGCGGGTCGAGCTGCGCCGCGATGGCGGCACGGCGCGCCTCGGCCTGGTCGATCTGCGCCTTGTAGGTGGTCTGGCGCTGCTGCTCGGCGGTCTGGAACGCGCTG
It includes:
- the gspK gene encoding type II secretion system minor pseudopilin GspK, producing MTEAAARKDWFASQGRGAALLSVLVLVALMSIIATLMLDRLNLATRLASNSQAMAQAQLYAASAEQITAARLTQLVGADEEKTVDRIGLLGREQAMPLARGSVAVTVTDAQNCFNVNSLGAGADGEGRRFDRRAQGQFLRLMEGLAIPANEAVVIADSVGDWTDRDQSPQPNGAEDDYYLSLPVPYRTPGRAIGELSELRAVRGMTEPIYRRLLPWVCALPTGGDALVNVNTLRPDQARLISAMTAGSLSVDRARAFIASRPAGGWSSVSGAVGQMARGDDSVFGPAALSQMSVRSELFAARIAVRVDSVLLEETALIDVSDPPGRVVARSWGAGQ
- the gspJ gene encoding type II secretion system minor pseudopilin GspJ, which gives rise to MSAPPGRNGFTLVEMLVALIIFAIIAAGALGLLRFSVDAEMASREKTGEIAAERRLIAVWSADMAQASPRPARGMGGEPEPALLAGDNGDLVAVTRSGWDNPSGELRASLQRVVWRMEGNRLVRIGLPRVDGAVRPEPSVMAELAGTPGLRFRMAGGNWVGAWRPEDPAELPAAVELSLPQPDGAVLRVVTLVGSGPAPDEEEEEQ
- the gspI gene encoding type II secretion system minor pseudopilin GspI is translated as MNRRNGFTLIEMLVALAIFALAALALLRMEGASISRTADLDRRLVVEVTARNLAAEWLSDPVPPALGEDSGVVENAGRRFAWSRRVDAPEAFPGTIRILMAVREVGQPSGGVSFELIRTAPR
- a CDS encoding GspH/FimT family pseudopilin, which produces MGRYSDSGSDAADRARANGFSLIELLVALFVLALLASVAVLALPDSGGDLRRSAESFAARAGAARDEAIVTARPTSVVVGQAGYYFETRGEGGWQPPDARSLQGGDWPSDTVVTHEGAGVGAGAGQAGAGNRRIVFDSLGLASEDARISLSREAHSATVTIARNGDIRTEAGQ
- a CDS encoding prolyl hydroxylase family protein, with amino-acid sequence MATEALQQEATVAERLRATRNIQRVPTPKLELFTLRDFMPEDERLRLMELIDANRQPSTITDSNGDDYFRTSETCHFDETDPVVMKLEERLQALSGIDPVFGEPLQGQRYEVGQEFKAHTDYFEPNGRDYDANCQRGGNRTWTFMVYLNTPDAGGATRFKVANKMFQPEAGRLLCWNNRRADGSPNAATLHHAMKVRKGLKYVITKWYRELPYRQ
- the rpmE gene encoding 50S ribosomal protein L31, coding for MKADTHPDYHMIKVQMTDGTVFETRSTWGKEGETLALEIDPTSHPAWTGGTKQLQEGGRVARFNKKFGGLTLKK
- the fabZ gene encoding 3-hydroxyacyl-ACP dehydratase FabZ, producing MSETPSTPSALSIPRILELLPHRYPMLLVDRVVSLDPETGIHAVKAVSFNEDFFQGHFPGRPVMPGVLQIEALAQAAGLLAVEALGLAGTGKLVYFLAIDNAKFRKMVEPGHLLDLKVEFLQRRARICKFKGEASIDGEVTCDVEFTAMIEK
- a CDS encoding OmpH family outer membrane protein; amino-acid sequence: MKLIAPKAALAALAFGIAPVSMIALSAPAAAQVVPGIGIANPDAIVAASSAFQTAEQQRQTTYKAQIDQAEARRAAIAAQLDPLYTKLEADSQAASPNRQALQQQAAQIQQIEQSGQNEINRLLQPVAMSRAYVVEQISDQLNAAMDAAKAHRNITLVLSPGGVISADQAYNLNQDVVTELNRLIPSAQLVPPAGWMPRAQREAAAQQQAVQAQQPAPAPATTGR